A single Curtobacterium sp. MCJR17_020 DNA region contains:
- a CDS encoding 4-hydroxy-3-methylbut-2-enyl diphosphate reductase — MTNGHTVPLAPPRVHAARGRLRDEPVAGPKKVLLAAPRGYCAGVDRAVVAVEKALEQYGEPVYVRKQIVHNVHVVSTLEQRGAVFVDDVAEVPRGSHVVFSAHGVSPAVVAGAADRDLHAIDATCPLVTKVHREATRFAKAERTIILIGHTGHEEVEGTMGHAPDRTILVNGPDDVAALDVPDPDNLVWLSQTTLSVDETMETVRLLREKYPTIANPPSDDICYATQNRQVAIKKVAPGTDLVIVVGSANSSNSVRLVEVALEHGAKAAHRVDYAEEIRQEWLDGVATVGVTSGASVPEELVAEVLEQLADAGYGAVEEVVTAHEDLMFSLPKELRTDASGNPTRALGGRRA; from the coding sequence ATCACCAACGGCCACACGGTCCCGCTCGCCCCTCCGCGTGTGCACGCGGCGCGTGGGCGACTGCGTGACGAGCCGGTCGCCGGTCCGAAGAAGGTGCTGCTCGCGGCACCACGCGGCTACTGCGCCGGGGTCGACCGAGCGGTGGTCGCGGTCGAGAAGGCGCTCGAGCAGTACGGCGAGCCCGTCTACGTCCGCAAGCAGATCGTCCACAACGTCCACGTCGTGTCGACGCTCGAGCAGCGCGGTGCGGTGTTCGTCGACGACGTCGCCGAGGTCCCGCGTGGTTCGCACGTCGTCTTCAGCGCCCACGGCGTCTCGCCGGCCGTCGTCGCCGGCGCTGCCGACCGCGACCTGCACGCCATCGACGCCACCTGCCCCCTGGTCACCAAGGTCCACCGCGAGGCCACCCGGTTCGCCAAGGCGGAGCGCACCATCATCCTGATCGGGCACACCGGTCACGAAGAGGTCGAGGGCACGATGGGACACGCCCCCGACCGCACGATCCTGGTCAACGGGCCGGACGACGTCGCCGCGCTCGACGTCCCCGACCCCGACAACCTCGTCTGGCTGTCGCAGACCACGCTGAGCGTCGACGAGACGATGGAGACCGTCCGCCTGCTGCGCGAGAAGTACCCCACGATCGCGAACCCGCCGTCCGACGACATCTGCTACGCCACCCAGAACCGCCAGGTCGCGATCAAGAAGGTCGCCCCGGGCACCGACCTGGTGATCGTCGTCGGCTCCGCGAACTCGTCGAACAGCGTCCGTCTGGTCGAGGTCGCCCTGGAGCACGGCGCGAAGGCCGCGCACCGCGTCGACTACGCCGAGGAGATCCGCCAGGAGTGGCTCGACGGTGTCGCCACCGTCGGCGTCACGAGCGGAGCGTCCGTCCCCGAAGAGCTCGTCGCCGAGGTCCTCGAACAACTCGCCGACGCCGGGTACGGCGCCGTGGAAGAAGTCGTGACCGCACACGAAGACCTGATGTTCTCGCTCCCCAAGGAGCTCCGCACCGACGCGTCGGGCAACCCGACGCGCGCGCTCGGCGGGCGTCGGGCATGA
- a CDS encoding DUF6264 family protein, translating into MSGADGWGSVPQREPGHVDDTAAAGQEARGTSPTTAAGAASGRVNGRPAPAYGEYAPEGWVNPVLAEQERQEREQQERDRRQQAASQAGQDGATAYRSGAGAPTGTVPPGRPGAAGDPTTGGPQRSASTSRFGRTPADFVLTVGLLAFGLISVVQSLAVTNVASTVRRTLETQYTALNDPSALSGAAIIGAITNVVVFALVAWWSIRRLRARKRTFWVPIVGAVVATFVSTIAFVVVVFQDPQFVEFMMRQAGA; encoded by the coding sequence ATGAGCGGCGCGGACGGCTGGGGCTCGGTGCCGCAGCGCGAGCCGGGTCACGTCGACGACACGGCAGCGGCCGGCCAGGAGGCCCGGGGCACGTCCCCGACGACGGCCGCCGGTGCCGCGAGCGGCCGGGTCAACGGCCGACCCGCCCCCGCGTACGGCGAGTACGCACCCGAGGGATGGGTCAACCCGGTCCTGGCCGAGCAGGAACGTCAGGAGCGCGAGCAGCAGGAGCGCGACCGTCGCCAGCAGGCGGCGAGCCAGGCCGGGCAGGACGGCGCGACCGCGTACCGGTCGGGTGCCGGAGCGCCGACCGGTACCGTGCCTCCAGGCCGACCCGGCGCAGCCGGAGACCCGACCACGGGCGGGCCGCAGCGTTCCGCGTCGACGAGTCGGTTCGGCCGCACGCCCGCCGACTTCGTCCTGACGGTCGGGCTGCTCGCCTTCGGACTCATCTCCGTGGTGCAGTCCCTCGCGGTGACCAACGTCGCGTCGACGGTGCGTCGGACCCTCGAGACGCAGTACACGGCGCTGAACGACCCGAGTGCACTGAGCGGTGCCGCGATCATCGGTGCGATCACGAACGTCGTGGTCTTCGCGCTCGTGGCGTGGTGGTCGATCCGCCGGCTCCGGGCACGCAAGCGCACGTTCTGGGTGCCGATCGTCGGCGCGGTCGTGGCCACGTTCGTGAGCACCATCGCGTTCGTCGTCGTGGTGTTCCAGGACCCGCAGTTCGTCGAGTTCATGATGCGCCAGGCCGGCGCCTGA
- a CDS encoding M18 family aminopeptidase, which translates to MTVDAIASEFAQFVTESPTAFHAAVAARDRLVAAGFTGLSELDAWPTEPGAYVVVRDGAVIAWRLPEGATATTPFRILGAHTDSPGFRIKPNPGVRTGGWEQLNVEVYGGALLSTWFDRDLRIAGRVVDADGSVRLVSTDAVARIPNLAIHLDRGVNDGKEIDRQRHTLPIVGVDGDAGGTSVVEWLRARLGADAVSWDLFLADTQAPARIGIDREFLASGRMDNLTSVHAGLRGIVDAPVDGDHIPVFAAFDHEEIGSSTPSGAGGPFLEDVLGRVQEGLGTTRSEAARAFRASWLLSSDAGHLVHPNQPEKHDPTNRPRPGAGPLLKISANQRYMTEAKGEAVWAAACDTAGVPWQPFVNVNTIPGGSTIGPIAATRLGIPTIDIGVGLLSMHSIRELVHVEDLASLHGAVAAFLAG; encoded by the coding sequence GTGACCGTCGACGCCATCGCCTCCGAGTTCGCCCAGTTCGTCACCGAGTCGCCCACCGCGTTCCATGCGGCAGTGGCTGCGCGCGACCGCCTCGTCGCAGCCGGGTTCACCGGGCTGTCCGAGCTCGACGCCTGGCCGACCGAACCCGGCGCGTACGTGGTGGTCCGCGACGGCGCGGTCATCGCGTGGCGCCTGCCGGAGGGTGCAACGGCGACGACGCCGTTCCGGATCCTCGGCGCACACACCGACTCCCCCGGGTTCCGCATCAAGCCGAACCCCGGAGTCCGCACCGGCGGGTGGGAGCAGCTGAACGTCGAGGTCTACGGCGGCGCGCTCCTGTCCACGTGGTTCGACCGCGACCTGCGCATCGCCGGCCGGGTCGTCGACGCCGACGGCAGCGTCCGGCTGGTGAGCACCGACGCCGTCGCCCGCATCCCGAACCTCGCGATCCACCTCGACCGCGGGGTGAACGACGGCAAGGAGATCGACCGCCAGCGCCACACCCTGCCGATCGTCGGCGTGGACGGCGACGCCGGAGGGACCTCGGTCGTGGAGTGGTTGCGCGCTCGACTCGGAGCCGATGCCGTGTCGTGGGACCTCTTCCTCGCCGACACCCAGGCCCCCGCCCGCATCGGCATCGACCGCGAGTTCCTCGCGTCGGGCCGGATGGACAACCTGACGAGCGTGCACGCCGGACTCCGCGGCATCGTGGACGCCCCGGTCGACGGCGACCACATCCCCGTGTTCGCGGCGTTCGACCACGAGGAGATCGGTTCCTCGACCCCGTCCGGTGCCGGTGGCCCGTTCCTCGAGGACGTCCTCGGCCGCGTGCAGGAGGGCCTCGGCACCACCCGCTCCGAGGCCGCCCGGGCGTTCCGCGCCTCGTGGCTGCTGTCGAGCGACGCCGGCCACCTGGTGCACCCGAACCAGCCCGAGAAGCACGACCCGACGAACCGTCCGCGCCCCGGTGCCGGTCCGCTGCTGAAGATCAGCGCGAACCAGCGCTACATGACCGAGGCGAAGGGCGAGGCCGTCTGGGCCGCCGCGTGCGACACGGCTGGGGTGCCATGGCAGCCGTTCGTCAACGTGAACACGATCCCCGGTGGCTCGACCATCGGCCCGATCGCGGCGACCCGGCTCGGGATCCCGACGATCGACATCGGCGTCGGACTGCTGTCGATGCACTCGATCCGCGAGCTCGTGCACGTCGAGGACCTGGCCTCACTGCACGGCGCCGTCGCGGCGTTCCTGGCCGGCTGA
- the fbaA gene encoding class II fructose-bisphosphate aldolase gives MPIATPEQYAEMIERAKAGKFAYPAVNVSSSQTINAVLQGLQESGSDGILQVTTGGADYFAGQTIKNRAAGALAMAKFAHEVAKNYDITVALHTDHCPKDALDGFVLPLIAASEEEVRAGRNPIFQSHMWDGSAVPLDENIEIAKTMIEKTRNINAILEVEIGVVGGEEDGVEHEGTNDALYTTPNDVEKVVDALGLGDKGRWIAALTFGNVHGVYKPGGVKLRPELLGEIQASVAAKHGTGENPLDLVFHGGSGSTDDEIHEAVRNGVIKMNIDTDTQYAFTRSIADSMFRNYEGVLKIDGEVGNKKQYDPRAWGKVAESAMAARVGEAAKVLGSAGHTKG, from the coding sequence GTGCCCATCGCAACGCCGGAACAGTACGCCGAGATGATCGAACGCGCGAAGGCGGGCAAGTTCGCGTACCCCGCGGTCAACGTGTCCTCGTCGCAGACCATCAACGCGGTCCTCCAGGGCCTGCAGGAGTCCGGCTCGGACGGCATCCTCCAGGTCACGACGGGCGGTGCCGACTACTTCGCCGGCCAGACGATCAAGAACCGTGCCGCCGGTGCCCTCGCGATGGCGAAGTTCGCCCACGAGGTCGCGAAGAACTACGACATCACGGTCGCGCTGCACACCGACCACTGCCCGAAGGACGCCCTCGACGGCTTCGTCCTGCCGCTCATCGCAGCGAGCGAGGAAGAGGTCCGCGCCGGCCGCAACCCGATCTTCCAGTCGCACATGTGGGACGGCTCGGCCGTGCCGCTCGACGAGAACATCGAGATCGCCAAGACAATGATCGAGAAGACGCGGAACATCAACGCGATCCTCGAGGTCGAGATCGGCGTCGTCGGCGGCGAAGAGGACGGCGTCGAGCACGAGGGCACGAACGACGCCCTGTACACGACCCCGAACGACGTCGAGAAGGTGGTCGACGCACTCGGCCTGGGCGACAAGGGCCGCTGGATCGCCGCGCTCACCTTCGGCAACGTGCACGGTGTCTACAAGCCGGGGGGCGTCAAGCTCCGCCCCGAGCTCCTCGGCGAGATCCAGGCCTCGGTCGCGGCCAAGCACGGCACGGGCGAGAACCCGCTCGACCTCGTCTTCCACGGTGGCTCCGGCTCGACCGACGACGAGATCCACGAGGCCGTCCGCAACGGCGTCATCAAGATGAACATCGACACGGACACGCAGTACGCGTTCACGCGCTCGATCGCCGACTCGATGTTCCGGAACTACGAGGGCGTCCTGAAGATCGACGGCGAAGTCGGTAACAAGAAGCAGTACGACCCCCGCGCCTGGGGCAAGGTCGCCGAGTCCGCCATGGCGGCTCGCGTGGGCGAGGCCGCGAAGGTGCTCGGCTCCGCCGGTCACACCAAGGGCTGA
- the glpX gene encoding class II fructose-bisphosphatase — protein sequence MTPSTETGSLFLQPDRNLALELVRATEAAAIRAQPWVGRGEKNLADGAAVDAMRKFLGTVNFDGVVVIGEGEKDNAPMLYNGEHVGNGHGPACDIAVDPIDGTSLTAAGRQNAISVMAVSDRGSMYDPSAVFYMDKIAAGPEGRGVLDLEKPIGENIRALAKAKGKDLEDMVVAVLDRPRHDELIRAIRATGAGTRLLLDGDVAGGIAAALPGSTIDMCVGVGGTPEGIITACAIKALGGVILGKLQPKDDEERERAIAAGHDLDKVLDQDDLVTGDNTFFVATGVTDGVLVDGVRRSRGVIHTDSLVLRSRSNTIRRIQADHRAEKWF from the coding sequence GTGACTCCCTCTACGGAAACCGGCTCCCTGTTCCTCCAGCCCGACCGCAACCTGGCCCTCGAGCTCGTGCGTGCGACGGAGGCCGCCGCGATCCGTGCGCAGCCGTGGGTCGGGCGCGGTGAGAAGAACCTCGCCGACGGTGCCGCCGTCGACGCGATGCGCAAGTTCCTCGGCACCGTGAACTTCGACGGCGTCGTCGTCATCGGTGAGGGCGAGAAGGACAACGCCCCGATGCTCTACAACGGCGAGCACGTCGGCAACGGCCACGGCCCAGCCTGCGACATCGCGGTCGACCCGATCGACGGCACCTCGCTCACCGCAGCCGGCCGCCAGAACGCCATCTCCGTCATGGCCGTCTCGGACCGCGGTTCGATGTACGACCCCTCCGCCGTGTTCTACATGGACAAGATCGCCGCCGGGCCCGAGGGCCGCGGGGTCCTGGACCTCGAGAAGCCGATCGGTGAGAACATCCGTGCGCTTGCGAAGGCCAAGGGCAAGGACCTCGAGGACATGGTCGTGGCCGTGCTCGACCGTCCCCGCCACGACGAGCTGATCCGCGCGATCCGTGCGACCGGTGCCGGGACGCGTCTGCTGCTCGACGGTGACGTCGCCGGTGGCATCGCCGCGGCCCTGCCCGGCTCGACGATCGACATGTGCGTCGGTGTCGGTGGCACCCCCGAGGGCATCATCACGGCCTGCGCGATCAAGGCGCTCGGCGGCGTCATCCTCGGCAAGCTGCAGCCGAAGGACGACGAGGAGCGCGAGCGCGCCATCGCCGCCGGTCACGACCTGGACAAGGTCCTCGACCAGGACGACCTGGTCACGGGTGACAACACGTTCTTCGTCGCCACCGGCGTCACCGACGGCGTCCTGGTCGACGGTGTCCGTCGCTCGCGCGGTGTCATCCACACCGACTCGCTCGTGCTGCGGTCGCGCTCGAACACCATCCGTCGCATCCAGGCGGACCACCGTGCGGAGAAGTGGTTCTAG
- a CDS encoding putative T7SS-secreted protein: protein MGRPSGWDVVDQGDDPVKGDPSTLRMMSREYQRISDAADDASTRLKSVKGSGWLTDWEGEAADVFVDAIEDTPSDLTKLVDSYELAATALSGWADTVDDTQYRADGALADAKDASGDLAAAQDRLADAQSTLSHYQSASSDLSKVAEKYPAGSEVPDGVDVPSPAQLRAASDNASVAQGSVSSAQGDIAAAQSRIDAAKRLVADAKGDWQDAEQRTATKIGEAADAGLGKQSTWDKIFGSEAWETIVSVAKVVVAVGGIIAMIIPGPWTLIIAAIALVVLADTLYKMSKGEADGWDLAFSLLDCVPLAGGLGVTARAMRMASKGGRATSLLHVGSRFARGRDVIAKQVNAFNATSKLGKLFTPLQRVVRPFEPGAVRFSQKSVSFNKIDRTTGEPYNYDDITSSMRDGGWRGDPVDVVEMPDGASTSMDNTRIRAARETETPVQARAHEHHEPLTAREVERFTKRGHAEPRTWGEAAEVRIKSQGTNWSKANPAGSHDLPKLTGAPQ from the coding sequence ATGGGGCGGCCGTCGGGGTGGGATGTCGTCGATCAGGGTGATGACCCGGTCAAGGGTGATCCGTCGACGTTGCGGATGATGTCGCGGGAGTACCAGCGCATCTCCGACGCGGCCGATGACGCCTCGACCCGGCTGAAGTCCGTCAAGGGTTCCGGGTGGCTGACCGACTGGGAGGGTGAAGCGGCCGACGTGTTCGTCGACGCGATCGAGGACACCCCGTCGGACCTGACCAAGCTCGTCGACTCCTACGAACTCGCCGCGACCGCCCTGTCGGGGTGGGCGGACACCGTCGACGACACCCAGTACCGGGCTGATGGTGCGCTCGCGGACGCGAAGGACGCCTCCGGGGACCTCGCCGCGGCGCAGGACCGGCTCGCCGACGCGCAGTCGACCCTGTCGCACTACCAGTCGGCATCGTCCGACCTGTCGAAGGTCGCGGAGAAGTACCCGGCCGGCTCCGAGGTGCCGGACGGGGTGGACGTGCCGTCGCCGGCGCAGTTGCGGGCAGCGTCCGACAACGCCTCCGTCGCGCAGGGCTCCGTGTCCTCGGCACAGGGCGACATCGCGGCGGCGCAGTCCCGGATCGACGCGGCGAAGCGGCTCGTCGCCGACGCGAAGGGCGACTGGCAGGACGCGGAGCAGCGCACCGCCACCAAGATCGGTGAAGCGGCCGACGCGGGGCTGGGGAAGCAGTCCACGTGGGACAAGATCTTCGGGTCCGAGGCGTGGGAGACCATCGTCTCGGTCGCGAAGGTCGTCGTCGCGGTCGGCGGGATCATCGCGATGATCATCCCGGGGCCGTGGACGTTGATCATCGCGGCGATCGCGCTCGTGGTGTTGGCGGACACGTTGTACAAGATGAGCAAGGGCGAAGCCGACGGGTGGGACCTCGCGTTCTCCTTGCTCGACTGCGTCCCACTAGCAGGTGGCCTAGGGGTGACGGCTCGGGCGATGCGGATGGCGAGTAAGGGTGGACGGGCGACCTCACTGTTGCACGTCGGTAGTCGATTCGCACGTGGACGTGACGTGATCGCGAAACAGGTCAATGCCTTCAATGCGACGTCCAAGCTGGGAAAGCTGTTCACGCCACTGCAGCGAGTCGTTCGGCCGTTCGAACCTGGTGCTGTTCGGTTCTCGCAGAAGTCTGTCTCCTTCAACAAGATCGACCGCACCACCGGTGAGCCGTACAACTACGACGACATCACCAGCAGCATGCGCGACGGCGGTTGGCGCGGAGACCCGGTCGACGTGGTGGAGATGCCGGACGGCGCGAGCACCAGCATGGACAACACTCGGATCAGAGCCGCGCGGGAGACCGAAACGCCAGTGCAGGCGCGCGCACACGAACACCACGAACCGTTGACCGCAAGAGAGGTTGAACGCTTCACGAAGCGTGGTCACGCCGAGCCCAGAACGTGGGGCGAGGCCGCTGAGGTTCGGATAAAGTCGCAAGGCACGAATTGGTCGAAAGCGAATCCAGCTGGGTCTCACGACCTCCCGAAGCTCACCGGAGCACCACAGTGA
- a CDS encoding SMI1/KNR4 family protein — protein MIAPEGFQYPERFQRALAQDPLPDIDPFMWTSEYESQTKNWADIVGEQYPTRSLVPFAKHQDTDDVFCFDGGDRSGNPPVLIIHTFASPGTEYRGQWTSFDVWWEEMEEHRAVWLAEQEED, from the coding sequence TTGATCGCGCCCGAGGGATTCCAGTACCCCGAGCGCTTCCAACGTGCCCTTGCACAAGACCCGCTTCCCGACATCGATCCCTTCATGTGGACGTCTGAGTACGAGAGCCAGACAAAGAACTGGGCTGACATCGTTGGGGAGCAGTATCCGACCCGTTCCCTCGTGCCCTTCGCGAAGCACCAGGACACGGACGACGTGTTCTGTTTCGACGGTGGCGACCGTTCGGGCAACCCTCCTGTCCTGATCATCCACACGTTCGCTTCCCCCGGGACGGAGTACCGGGGTCAGTGGACGTCGTTCGACGTCTGGTGGGAGGAAATGGAGGAGCACCGAGCAGTGTGGCTCGCGGAGCAGGAAGAGGACTGA